The window GTTTAGCTACTGTACATGTGTACTATTTCTATTTGTCTAATCCTAACCAACCTTCTAATATGCAAGAATATAAAAATAGATTTCTCTACATTGTCACGTGCTCACATGCGCAGGGAATAATTTAGAATAGGTATCCTAAGTTGATAGTTGTGCCAAATCAACGGTGTTGATTAAAATGAATTCGCATGAGATGAACGTTTGAGATTAAAATACTTGCTCTGTATTGGCCGGCTGAGATCTGTTGAATTATTAAAGGATAAAAGACCCTGGTTATGCCGACCAAAGTCATTCTCATTGagacaacatcctctttcttgTTCTCTTCTGTATCACCTAAAACCTCCATCGTAGATGTTGAATAACCAGCTGAATAACCATCtccaacaccccccccccccaagttggAGGGGGTATTAACAACACCCAACTTGCCAACAATGGAATTGTGGGCTGGCCCAGCCAAGGGTTTTGTGAAGATGCCCGCTAGCTGAGATTTGGACGGGATGTAAGAGAGTGAGATGATTCCGGCAAAAAATTATTGCCGCACAAAGTGGCAATCCAACTCCACGTGCTTGGTACGCTCATGGAAGACCGGATTTTTGGCGATGTGAATAGCCTCCTGACTATCGGAGAAGAGATTTGTCGGCAAGGAAGGGAGAATAAATAGATCACCTAATAAACGGACCAACCAGGTAATTTCCGCTGTAACTCTTCTCATTGAGCGATACTCTGCTTTAGCAGAGGAAAGAGAGACTGAAGTTTGCTTCTTTGATTTCCAGGAAACGGGAGTACCTCCCAGGCTAATGAAAAATCCACTAATGGATTTCTGAGATTGAGGACAAGATCCCCAATCAGAATCACAGAAGGGAAGTAGTTGATAATCAGATTTGGAGTTTAGAAAAAGTCCCAAACCAAGGTCTTTGAAGAGATATTTGAGGCAGTGAAAAGTTGCATCTAGATGAGGCTGATGAGGTGTTTGCATGAACTAACTGAGGTGTTGCACAGCAAAGGAGAGGTCCGGTCGAGTATGGGTAAGGAAATTTAATTTCCCCAACAATCGATGGTAAAAGATAGGATCTTGAAGCAAAGTACCTTACTCTGGTCGAAGCTTCTGAGTAGTATCCAAAGGAGATAAGGCTGGTCTCATTTGCGTGCAATCAAACTCAGGCAAGAGGTCTAAGGTATAATGCTTTTGAGTCAAAATGATTCCTTGGTTTTCTCTGATAATTTCAAACCCCAAAAAATAATATGCATCCCCTAGATCCTTGATTTTGTACTCAAGATTAAGAAAGAATTTAAGTTCTGCCTGCTCATTGGAGTCATTCCCTGTGATTAGGATATCATCAACGTAGACAGCAACTATAGTAGTTTTGCCTGCtgatttcttaaaaaataatgaatagtCATTTAGGGAATATGAATACACTTTGAAATTGAGGGTTGCAGTGAGCCTGTCATACCATTGTCTTGAGGCTTGTCGCAATCTATACAGAGACTTTTTCAAAAGGCAAACATGGTTGGGTGAAGGTGGTGACAGTCTTGCTGGGAATTTCATAAACACCTCTTCCTGCAAATCTCCATGCAGGAAGGCATTGTTCACATCTAGTTGTGAtacttgccatcctttctttgctGCAATAGCAAGTAGACATCTGATTATTGTAATCTTAACAACTGGAGAGAAGGTTTCAGTGAAGTTTATACCTTCTCTTTGTGTGTCTCCCCTGATAACCAAACGAGCCTTAAACCTTTCCAAAGAACTATCTGACTTGTACTTTACTCTGTAAACCCACTTGCAGGGAAGAGCTTTCTTCCCAGTAGGTAAAGAGACTACTTTCCAAGTTTTGTTCAGTTCAATAGCTTCCAATTCCTTAGCCACAGCCTCTTGCCAACCTGGATGCAACATAGCCTGAGAGTAGGAGGTAGGTTCTGATAGGTAAGAAATAGAGTTAATTAAGGATTGGTTGGAAAATGAAAAGGCTATAAAGGGTAACACATTAGGTTGAATTGGTGACATGAGACAAGAGTTAGTCAAATCAGTAAGAAATATTGAGTTGCAAATATAATCTTGTAGGTATGCAGGTGTGTTATGTGGTTTGGTGGATTTCCTGATTTCTGGAATTGTTATGGGCAAAGGGGAATGAGAAGATGATCTTGAATAAGAAGTAGAGGTTAACTGAGGTGTGCTAGAAATACTTTGGTTGATGAATTGGGATGGTGATTGAAAGTTTTCTCTAGATGTCACAGGATTATGTTGGTCATGGTCTGATACAAGACCATAGTTTATGGATGAGGGAATAGGAAAGATAGAGGCTGGAGTTAGGTTAGTGGAGGCAAAAGGGTATTGATCTTCAGAGAATTGAACATCCTTGGATACTGTCACTCTCTTTGTATCTAACTCTAGAATCTTATACCATTTCTGTCCCAAAGGATATCCCAGAAATACACAAGGCTTTGCCCTTGGGTCAAACTTTCCTCTCCCTGCAGACAAAGTAAATACATAGCAAAGACAACCAAAACACTCCAGTGAATTATATGAGGGTTGTTGCTTGAATAACACAGAGTAAGGTGAGTTTCCTTTGAGTACCTTAGAAGGCAACCTGTTAATCAAATAGGTAGCAGTTAGCACACACTCTCCCCAGTAGATCAGAGGAAGATTAGACTGAAATAGTAGAGCCTTTGCAATTTCTAAAAGGTGTCTATGCTTCCTCTCAaccaccccattttgttgaggtgttgcCACACATGATGTTTGGTGTAGTATTCCTTGTGAAGCAAGGAAAGCTACCTCTTGAGAACCCTTCCCAAGTTCAAATACATTATTTGTTCTCAGTTTCTGCACTTTTACCCCAAATTGTCTTTCCACCATTGTGAAGAAGTTTTTGAGAAGACCAAAAGCATTGCTTTTGGTACTCATGAGAAAAGTTCAAGCTCCTCTACTCTAGTCATCCACAATagttaagaaatatttgaaaccATTATAAGTGGCCACTTTTTAGGAGCTCCAAACATCAACATGAATTAACTCAAAAGgcctttttgttttaatttgacttaaagtaaagaaaattcTGGTTTGCCTAGCTTCAGGACATATATCACAGAAACAATCAGATTTAGATGGTAAAGAGATAAAACTGAGATGTTTCattgatgaaaaaggcaaatgccCCAATCTAACATGCCAAAGGCTTACATCTAAAATTGCATTTgcagagaaaggaaaagaaactgATAATTGACCTAAAAAATTTTGACTTGAAAAAGAACTTGGATCTACTTATGTGCTATTTCTAATTTGACTTGGCTCCAAGAGGTAAAGTCCTTCCTTAGCTTCACCAAAAACTTGGGGGTCTGCAAGAAACAATAACTAGAAGTGAAAAGGAGGAATGACTGAAATTGTTAACAGAATCTGTTAACAGATAATAGATTATATCTGAAACTAGGTACATATAATACATTTTCCATAATCTAATCAGGTAGAATGAATATTCTTCATATATGAGTTACTGTAACTTTGAAAGAATTAGGCAAGTTTATACTCAAGGGAACTGACAGGGTTGTTAAAGAAATAAAAGCATTTGAGTCAAAACGCATGTGTTCAGAGGCTCCAGAATCAATAATCCATGTATTAGAATTAAAAACTGAGAAACAAGTTCCAGAATATCTTGCAATGGTACTAGCTACAATATTGGCGTTGATTTCTGCTCCTGAATTTCCTGAATCTGCAACCTTGACTTGCTTAATCAGTTGCACTAGCTGAGAAAAATGATCTTGTGATAGGTGTTGATTGATCACTTCACTCTGACTACTGCTGTTTTGTTCTGTCTATTCCATTTGAAATGCTCCATTTCCTCTGACTTGCATATGATTTCCCTTTGTGAACTCAAAATCTTCTGGAAAACCTATTATTCTATAGTAATCACTTACAATGTGTCCAACTTTCTTGCAATGACTGCAAGATACATTAGGATTAAACTTGGTTTTCTTTCCTTTGGAAGTTGAATTTATCTGAATGGAATTGTTAGTTCCTTTTTGCATGTTGTTTCCAAACTTTGGATACTGTGCATTCCCTTTTTGAGTATGCCTTCCTCCTTTTTGTGCAAAGTTGTTTTGGTTGGTGACCATGAAAGCTGATGAATCATGACAAATGAGTGGATTGGTAAAGATCTCTTTCTGGCTTTCATCTTGTAGCACAAGAGAGTATGCATGATTGATGCTTGGCAAATGATTCATCATGAGGATGTTTCCTCTTGCTTGTGTATAACTGTCATTTAAACccataagaaattgaatgagtctTTCATCATCTAGTGACTTTTCTAATCTCTGCTTtccttcacacacacacacaagcaACTGCACTTCACATCACAATTTAGTGAATCCAACTCATCCCATAGTCGTTTGAGTTTTGTGAAATAGCTTGCTATGTCACTTGTCCCTTGGACTAATCCTGACAATTCTTTCCTCAAGTGATAAAGCTTAGCTCCATTTGACTAACCAAATCTGTGTTCCAAACTGGTACAGAGGTCCTTAGAAGATTTTGAGTAGATGACACTATCCCCTATGTCCTTGGATAGTGAGTTGAGCAACCAAGATGTCACCATATCATTGCATCTACTCCAGGGCTGGAAATCCTTTGTACTAGGAGTTGGAGCAGGGCAATCACCATTGATGAAGCCTATCTTGTTCTTGGCTGACAGAGCTTTGAGCACTGACCTTCTCCAACCTTAAAATCCTATGCCATCAAAGGCAGTGTTGACAAGAGATATGCATGGTGCATCAGAGGAATGAAGGAAATAAGCATGATTGGAATCGATGGGAGATATTACACCAGTGGTGGTTTGAGTGATTGTTGCTTCAGTGTTATCAGCCATGGTTCAAGAATCACACTGTAAAGAAAGAGATGATGGATCGAGCTtctattgctctgataccatgaaagaaTACTGTAGAGAAAGCAGTATagaattttttgtattttattcattaactttacatgtatttaaaCAGATAAAAGAATCAAAAGTTGTTTAGCTACTGTACAGGTgtacttgtcatgacccaaaccgatgggccgcgacgggcactcggtacgttactcaatcgagtaccaacataacgtatcttttcgtatcatactatcatagataactgagccggagaggctgtcgtgagataggtagaatacaacatgtaatatcaacttatacataagacatatgggcctataagaccaaaataaccacccgtacactgaacataggccgacaaggccatacaatcttttacgtatataacatttgtctacaagcctctaagaatacataattatcatacgggtcgagacagagccccgccataccaaacaatatacatctaaatcatactgacaaaacaagcaactccagagcaaatgaagtacaccaacatcttctgctgagctgatcgcctacttggaggactctcgacctgtctatcgagacatgcgggcatgaaacgcagcgtccccgggaaaaagggacgtcagtataaataatgtaccgagtatgtaaggaatgaaaatcagtaaataatagacatgagagaaacatcgagtaaaagactcgacatgtatgtttgcatagctctgtgaatcatttcatttttataatgtcatgcacatgcgtataaatgtcataccatgcataggtatatgcgttcataatatcatcaagcctctgagggtgtcccatcatatcatttcagccactgtgggcaaattatcaacgtatactagttgatcaggtggtgatgcgtatataatgccataacctttttccatatctcatatacatataatatacatatatacgcgtatataacgccatctgttcatgggtcaatgtacatgtataaatgaataaaatgcatataaaatatgtcaataaaatctctcggaacgtcataaaaataatatgcctgtcggataaattttattaaatacgtatttttctgagacccatgaacagaagatataataataattcacatggggaatcaagaatatagacacccctaataattttatgaatagagtaatttatgaaaattgtgcatttgctcgtttcgttcgtgtcgtatagatcacgccaaaagaaagaagggatagccttaacatacctgagtcgattctcttgagaaagattacaccgtatTCCCTTAATATTGCAAAATTTCATAATAGTAACATAAATACAACGCCTACTAAGTGCTTCACCATGAGTAATTTGGTATCGGGATTGGAAAAATATTATGATTTTCTTCAATTCTGGTCTAACGTAAGTTCCTTATAGAAAGAACATTTAGCTTGAATCTCTTGAAAATTTTAAGAGGCCAAAATGGTCTCAAATCTTAAGTGATCTTGAATGAAATGTGGGCCCACTTCAAGTGGTGACTAATCACTTTAATCTTCAAAATAAGAGTCATATTAATGTTTGGGGGCTGGGCTGGGGGGCTGTCACGTTTTTGGACCCATAACTTATCCCTAAAGTCTTAATTATCTactaataatttatttaactaattaatccctcatctaaccaataattaactaattatccatataattaagaattatctcaaattacataaaatgatACTCATTTTttatacactttatacaccttactatcatagtcatgtggtaccttatataatactagtccataaatacagggtattatagctcgaaccgtattttattccaaaatatcaaacttcgacgaaatttattttcttcgatttgcttaccctctcaccttcacgaatttactcatcacttgattgaaatagcataatgcttataatctccaaaataatctcattcccgaacttacgtcaattaacttacgacgaaaccttaacatacaaaaatgcagaatgtaacatctcatttccgggcttatatcaatttatttatggtgtacttccatgtacgaaaatatggggtgtaacagtacTATTTCTATTTGTCTAATCCTAACCAACCTTCTAATATGCAAGAATATAAAAACAAATTTCTTTGCATTGTCACGTGCTCACATGCATAGGGAATAATTTAGAATAGGTATCCTAAGTTGATAGGTGTGCCAAATCAACGGTGTTGGTTAAAATGAATCCACATGAGAGAACGTTTGAGATTAAAATACTTGCTCTGTATTGGACGGCTGAGATCTGTTGAATTATTAAAGGATAAAAGACTTTGGTTATGCTCTCATTGAGAACATCATCTTTCGTGTACTCTTTCTTGTATCACCTAAAACCTCATAGTAGATGTTGAATAACCAGCTGAATAACTATCTCTAACAGTTGATGATGATGTTTTTAAGTTTAAAGGGTTGAGCTATTCTTGTAAGGATTGTAGTACAAGAATCGGCTATTACAATATTAACAATGTCAAATTATTATGTAGTGTATAAAAACGTAATATTTGTATAGGGTGAATATAAAGGTAGGAATTGCctatttttaatgcatttttgTCTTTATATTCTCTTATCAAGGTATCACTAAAACCTATTATTACTTCAAGTCTAATTTTGAATAAAACAATATATAACTTCTCGCATAAGTTATGCAAGAATTAATAATACAGAATTAACTAGAAAAATTTAACTTTGATTAACTAATCAAATGTTGTGTTAACAGAAATTAGATAATGAGTTTTATATTGCAAAGCAAATGATTAGCTATGTAAAATTTTATActaatattaaattttttattttaatttcttaatttGCTTTGGGGGCTCGACTAAAAAATCCCCTATTAAGATAAAGTGCTCCtaccaaaaatataaatatgagtTCAAAATACAAACGAATCAACGGGTTTGGCTGGAGAAAACATTCTCAATCAAAGACTCTTTAACTCCTCCAAATGTCTGAAAATCCATTGCAGCTTCTGTTCAGAACATACGAGAAAGTATCAAACTCTATCCAAACTCAGCTTTCTCATTTAATATCTCTCCCAAAATCTCCTTCATCTCATAATGATGACCACTCCTTCTCTTTGGGGCTCTCTTCATCTTCTTCCAAGAATCTACCTCCTTCAAAATCTCCAACTTCTCAACATTCTGAATTGCCCAAGCAGGTAATTTTCCTTAACGGCCTTTAATTATTTTGTAGTTTCGAGCTGTGTTTTAGTGCTGCTGCACTTATTGAAGGATTGGAGGTATGTAGATAATGCCTAATAAGTGTTTGATGAAAGTTCTCACAGATAGTCTGAGCGTCTTTTTCTATTATACCGTAATAATATTGTTGGCTGTTGAGTTGAGATAGGTTTTTAGTTACATAAACCGAATTGACAATGATGCTAGAGGACGCAAGTTTTCACCATATACtactaaagaaaaaaagaaagattaTTTTTTCGaatcaaatgcatgaagggtgttgaACTCAACCTATATGAAAAGTGTAGCCAGTTCCAATgccagattaaaaaaaaaaagcagtgTTGCCGTGTGTAGATAGCAAGCCTGAAATAGCTAGTTATGATAAGCCTGAAATAGCTAGTTATGATAAATTTCTTAGTACTATTGACTTGCTTACTTAAATACGCGCTACATTGATGAAATGGAATTGACTTGAGTATAGCGGAATGGGTactgaggattcatatagctgatCTGAATTGGTTGGTGATTGAGGTTTTAGTTGATGATATCAATGCATGAGGATGTTGCAGTTTCCTCCAACAGGCAAAAGATTACATAAGGAATAgattgatttcttcaggagtcTGGGTAGAAGAGGAGGAAAGCGAGTATACTGGCTAATTGGGTTAGTTTGAGCTATGATTTCTTTGACTTGTAACAAATTCATTGGTGCGGCAGGTATAGTATTGGACTTTATGTTTAGCATTGGTTGTTTTTGGTTGAGAGCTGTTGTTTTAGACGGCGAGTATCTTGTGCAGCAATTGGTCTTAGTATGTTAAATCTGGGAGTTGATGCATATGTTAAGTGCTCTTTATTCTCCAAGAGAATGTCACCCAGCATATCTTGGTTTTCAATtgcttgctcttttttttttccgcCGCAATACAATTTTTGATCAACCATCCTTCTCAGGAGAGAAATGCCGGCCCAGTGACTAAAGAAGATCTTGGAAGAGCTACTTGGACTTTTCTTCACACTCTTGGAGCTCAGGTCAAGTATCCACTTTTTCAATAGCAGAAGTTCTCTTTCTACTCAAGCTGTAAAGACCTTTCAGTAGAGAAATTTTAGTCCGAGTTGCTTAGGCATTTCAGTTGTCAACTTCTTAGGAATTGTACAGCAAGACACTTTCATTAATAATATTGATAGCACACAGTTAAGCAAGGTGAGGCCACTGAATTATTCTATTTTGATAATTAATAGTCTGGTTATAGTTTTGCTCTACTATTTTGTTGTATATCTAGTCTACCCAATGCTCTTGATGGTTAATAAATTGGGCAATATACAATAGTGTTCCAAAGGGTTCCTTATCCGCCGGGTTCTTTTGTTTTCTTGGTGCTAAAAAATAAATCACTTTTATTTATTGAATATTCTTACTTGTTGACCTATATGATCATAATAGCTCAATTGTATTTTTTTCAGTATCCAGACAAGCCAACCAGACAACAAAAGAGGGATGTGAAAGAACTGGTATGGTACTCAGTCACCCTAAATGATTATTTTTCTTGATTTCAGAATTGTGAATGTTTAGAATCCCAACTGCTTCGTCATCAGATTCCAAGGAAATTTTTGAATATCTTCCTGCAAAATGATAACATTTTGACCTTGTCTTCTCATGCTGTGGACATATCCAAAAGGATCTCTTCTCTTTCGAGAGCTCAactgaaattgatattttggattTCTGTTTGCCTGCATTTGAGGTGCAAGGTGGGTGTCCATAAGAAATAAGACAATCATTTGGGAAATTCTTGTGCCATTATAAGAGTTAGAGGTTTATGCAGTTCAGAAGATGGGAAGTAATAGAAGGATAAATTTTGAAAGGAAGTAAACAATAAGTGCTCTATAAGATAGTGGTGTGAATAATTGTTACCCTTTCTCAAAAAAGATAGTGGTGTGAATAAGTAATTTGAGAATGCTGCCGATTCCACGACGCCACTATCATTgttgcttttttttctttctttgcatTGATTTCATATATAACTTACCCTTATTGGGAAGTTTGGATTGCTTAATGTTGATTAGGAATTTTTCATTCTAATTTTCTTATTGGATAATGGATATGTGGATTTGACATCTGTCTTACTGTGAAACCTAAGATTAGTCCCTATAATGCCAGATTTAAGTTTTGGACGTATGGTTCTTACAATtagaaaaaacaaataaaatttaattttatagaaaagaaggaaaaaagaaaaatggaaacaaTGAAAGGAAGTGCTTTAGGAACAGGAAAGTACGGAGTGGAGAAGCAGAAAACCAAAAATGAAGACATAAAATAGGTATTCGTGAAACTAGCACTACCACCATACTAGGTACATCTAAACTATCCTCACCCCAGCCCGCTGTCCCTTGGGACTGCCCTTCCTTTATCATCTGCTCCTATATGCCCACCCCAATGACCCATTATCAGACTACCATACCCTCAAAATCGTGAAATCTATCTTGCAGTTCACTTTTTTACCCACTCCCATTCCCATCCCCTGACTCAATTCACACCTCTACCTTCTCCCTCgtcctcatcgggtccaacccccccccccccccatgttaGTTGTGTTTGGAAGGTGATGTTACATATAGACGCAAGGATCTGCTTTAAAATATTGAGGGCTTATCTAGGGTAGAATAGTTTCCCTTATCATAGTTCAAAATGCTCAAAATCCTTTCTGTTATGATTTCCATAAGCAATGAGACAAAATTAAGGTGACCGTCAGTATGGGAAGTGTTATACATTGATGTCCCCAATTTATGATAAGTTTTTCCATTATATTTACAAGGATTTTATGTGTTTACAACTCTGCCTGCAATAAGGATTTTGTTCATAGGGTTGGAGTGAAAAATGGGGCTGTCTTTTGGAAACTAAAGGATTGCTTTTCTTTTTGCATGCAGATGGCAATATTATCTCGCATGTACCCTTGCAAAGAATGTGCAGATCACTTTAAAGAAGTTCTAAGGTACCTAGTTTATCAGCTTGCATGAGAGCAATTGgtaaattttcttttttcagaattttcattTCTAGATTTTAAACTACAACAAACAATAACGCCTCAGCTCCAAACAAATGGGGATTGGGTATATGAATCCTCATCATGTTTCTCCATTTAGACTCATTGTCTgtcaatattatataaaataaaaagtactACCATAATTTCGTTATATTTTCTACTGCATATAAATATTAAGCTGTTAAACCTATCGGTATGCAGTTGGCTTAATATTCTTATGTATAAACCATCCATGTGAAAGTCACCCGTTGGTGACATGTCAA is drawn from Nicotiana tabacum cultivar K326 chromosome 9, ASM71507v2, whole genome shotgun sequence and contains these coding sequences:
- the LOC107778551 gene encoding FAD-linked sulfhydryl oxidase ERV1, with protein sequence MSENPLQLLFRTYEKVSNSIQTQLSHLISLPKSPSSHNDDHSFSLGLSSSSSKNLPPSKSPTSQHSELPKQERNAGPVTKEDLGRATWTFLHTLGAQYPDKPTRQQKRDVKELMAILSRMYPCKECADHFKEVLRANPVQAGSQAELSQWLCYMHNVVNRSLNKPIFPCDRVDARWGKLDCEQRACDLQGNDKFWP